One genomic segment of Planctomycetota bacterium includes these proteins:
- the pckA gene encoding phosphoenolpyruvate carboxykinase (ATP), with amino-acid sequence MHIETALDIDGLAVSNILRNPSPAKLYEEAIIHDRGVITSNGALLSMSGSKTGRSPKDKRIVEHPDSSRDIWWGDVNIPLSEQSFVINRQRALDYLNIRPRIYVIDGYAGWDPKYRLKIRVVCARPYHALFMHNMLIRPSAAELATFGKPDYTIYNAGEFPANLYTKQMTSKTSVELSFEHREFVILGTEYAGEMKKGVFTVMNYLMPKRGVLSMHCSANEGASGDVTLFFGLSGTGKTTLSADVHRQLIGDDEHCWSDEGVFNIEGGCYAKCVNLSAEREPEIFQSIRFGAILENTIYDDATRQVDYTSQSITENTRCSYPIEFIPRAKVPCMGGHPQNIIFLTADAFGVLPPVAKLTPAQAMYHFISGYTAKVAGTEVGVTEPQATFSACFGAAFMVWHPTKYASMLAERMREHSASAWLVNTGWTGGPYSVGARMKLAYTRAIIDAIHNGTLNSAPTIEDPVFGLHIPTQCPNVPSECLVPRECWPDKTAYDHAAARLAGMFQNNFSKYADGAPQELLAAQPRVR; translated from the coding sequence ATGCATATCGAAACGGCGCTCGACATCGACGGACTGGCGGTCTCGAACATCCTGCGGAACCCCTCGCCGGCCAAGCTGTACGAAGAGGCGATCATCCATGATCGGGGAGTGATCACCTCGAACGGCGCGCTGTTGAGCATGTCGGGCAGCAAGACCGGCCGCAGCCCCAAGGACAAGCGGATTGTCGAACACCCGGACAGCAGCCGCGACATCTGGTGGGGTGACGTCAACATCCCACTCAGCGAGCAGAGCTTTGTCATCAACCGCCAGCGGGCGCTCGACTATCTGAACATCCGGCCGCGGATTTACGTGATCGACGGCTACGCCGGTTGGGATCCCAAGTATCGGCTCAAGATTCGCGTGGTCTGCGCGCGGCCCTATCACGCGCTGTTCATGCACAACATGCTGATTCGCCCCTCGGCCGCCGAGTTGGCCACGTTCGGCAAGCCCGACTACACGATCTACAACGCCGGCGAGTTTCCAGCCAACCTGTACACCAAGCAGATGACCTCCAAGACGAGCGTCGAGCTCAGCTTCGAGCATCGCGAGTTCGTGATCCTGGGCACCGAATACGCCGGCGAAATGAAGAAGGGCGTGTTCACCGTGATGAACTACCTGATGCCCAAGCGCGGCGTGTTGTCGATGCACTGCTCGGCCAACGAAGGAGCCAGCGGCGACGTGACTTTGTTCTTCGGGCTGTCGGGGACCGGCAAGACGACCCTCTCGGCCGACGTCCACCGCCAATTGATCGGCGACGACGAGCACTGCTGGAGCGACGAAGGGGTGTTCAACATCGAAGGGGGCTGCTACGCCAAGTGCGTCAATCTTTCGGCCGAGCGCGAGCCCGAGATCTTCCAGTCGATCCGCTTCGGCGCGATCCTGGAAAACACCATTTACGACGACGCCACGCGGCAGGTCGACTACACCAGCCAGTCGATCACCGAGAATACTCGTTGCAGCTATCCGATCGAGTTCATCCCGCGAGCCAAGGTTCCCTGCATGGGTGGGCACCCGCAGAACATCATCTTCCTGACGGCCGACGCCTTTGGCGTGCTGCCGCCGGTGGCCAAGCTGACGCCGGCCCAGGCGATGTACCACTTTATCAGCGGCTACACGGCCAAGGTGGCCGGCACCGAGGTCGGCGTGACCGAGCCGCAGGCCACGTTCTCGGCCTGTTTCGGCGCGGCGTTCATGGTCTGGCACCCGACCAAATACGCGTCGATGTTGGCCGAGCGGATGCGCGAACATTCGGCCTCGGCCTGGCTGGTGAACACCGGCTGGACCGGCGGCCCGTACAGCGTGGGCGCGCGGATGAAGCTGGCCTACACGCGGGCAATCATCGACGCCATCCACAACGGCACGTTGAACAGCGCGCCGACAATCGAGGATCCGGTGTTCGGCTTGCACATTCCGACCCAGTGCCCGAACGTGCCGAGCGAATGCCTGGTGCCGCGCGAATGCTGGCCCGACAAGACGGCCTACGATCACGCGGCGGCGCGGCTGGCCGGAATGTTCCAGAACAATTTCTCGAAGTACGCCGACGGCGCGCCGCAAGAGTTGCTGGCCGCCCAGCCCCGCGTGCGGTGA
- a CDS encoding CHAT domain-containing protein: MTSTHVRLIAERPRRTSCTAHARFIPAALWALAFALGAFAATSRAQNQPVPSVAYFASIEEFHDGQFRAAARDFLVSAQSGAIKAGTQRWIDSICYHTMAGDAFYQLGQFANANEQYIAALNLFVQHSSWMINVQFPAELTASASVTAQATVPWGRTERPVTIANIPANTMIQQGSLTSAASVLQRGGGVVQNPVLMPINVQEIVRCTAQAIRRRREIMGPSCPHDPLTEQVLSALQRRPGQPNHWSECYIDVMLGLAFSAAGKEAQAKTALERGMLANGQYDHPLTPIALVELARIALIAGDYPAAEKLYRETSYSAVNYGRLDVLEESFRYGLMTHLMANRKGEYPLLLPAAEWARRQGYAHVYASLLALSAENAIALGQPKAALDFVSKARAAMIRSDMNIARVGARVNYLHATALYESGNPTGVETPLQAFLAFQRSGSLWLYQISVVDSLYKNAAITDRVAIDLYDILLRDPKPADWLTEPMESLSVMGVPHEASYENWFEAAIKRKEYERALEISDLTRRHRFLSQMDFGGRLMNLRWLLEGPAEALDQTTTLQRQDLLTKYPRYKELQDKSRKLLAELRAGQLFFTEAPAAKQQAAKLAELASTSQAQEVILREIALRREPANIVFPPMRNYKDTQKLLTQGQALLSFYSTSRQTHAFLMTNDKYGYWLLASPSAVEKLTKDLLRGMGNWEQNKQLRGQDLQEAAWKKPAKELLDTLMRDSKVVLPYTFTELIIVPDNLLWYVPFESLLVSNMDGSEQAPLITKLKIRYAPTVGLAVGDTRPHRQGGTTGVVLGKMYPQDAADVTQRAYEDMERALVSPTSIHGHLHAPSGLLARLFDRLVVLSEILPNESSPREWAPIPLDAGSPGAQLAAWMSVPMSTPELVILPGFRTPAENSLKKPAAGQELFLGITSLMGCGARTVLISRWRTGGQSSYDLVREFTQEMPHTYAADAWQRAVLVVSERELNPTAEPRLNSAGLTTAPKGDHPFFWSSFLLADTGAPPKREDTAPPPLVDKAAADKAAADKAAGDKPAAGMIAPAAPPAGAAPAAKP; encoded by the coding sequence ATGACGAGCACGCACGTTCGACTGATAGCTGAGCGGCCACGACGGACTTCATGTACGGCACACGCGCGGTTCATCCCGGCCGCGCTGTGGGCGCTGGCGTTCGCGCTGGGCGCGTTCGCCGCCACGTCCCGGGCCCAGAACCAGCCCGTCCCCAGCGTGGCCTATTTCGCCTCGATCGAAGAGTTCCACGACGGCCAGTTCCGCGCCGCCGCGCGCGACTTTCTGGTCAGCGCGCAATCGGGCGCGATCAAGGCGGGGACGCAGCGCTGGATCGATTCGATCTGTTACCACACGATGGCCGGCGACGCGTTTTATCAGTTGGGGCAATTCGCCAACGCCAACGAGCAATACATCGCCGCGTTGAACCTGTTCGTGCAGCACTCAAGCTGGATGATCAATGTCCAGTTCCCGGCCGAACTCACCGCCTCGGCGTCAGTCACCGCCCAGGCGACCGTCCCCTGGGGGCGCACCGAGCGACCGGTGACGATCGCCAACATTCCGGCCAACACGATGATCCAGCAAGGCTCGCTGACGTCGGCGGCCTCGGTCTTGCAGCGCGGCGGCGGCGTGGTCCAGAATCCGGTGCTAATGCCGATCAACGTGCAAGAGATCGTCCGCTGCACGGCCCAGGCGATTCGCCGCCGGCGCGAGATCATGGGGCCAAGCTGCCCGCACGACCCGCTGACCGAACAGGTGTTGTCGGCGTTGCAGCGCCGGCCGGGGCAGCCGAACCACTGGTCCGAATGCTACATCGACGTGATGCTGGGCCTGGCCTTCTCGGCCGCCGGCAAAGAGGCCCAGGCCAAGACGGCGCTCGAACGGGGCATGCTGGCCAACGGCCAGTACGACCACCCGCTGACGCCGATCGCGCTGGTTGAGTTGGCCCGGATTGCCTTGATTGCTGGCGACTATCCAGCCGCCGAGAAGTTGTACCGCGAGACCTCGTATTCGGCCGTCAACTACGGACGACTCGACGTCCTGGAAGAGTCGTTCCGTTACGGCCTGATGACCCATCTGATGGCCAACCGCAAAGGGGAGTATCCTCTACTGCTGCCGGCCGCCGAGTGGGCCCGCCGGCAAGGTTACGCGCATGTCTATGCGTCGCTGTTGGCACTTAGCGCCGAGAACGCGATTGCGCTGGGCCAGCCTAAGGCCGCCCTCGACTTTGTGTCCAAGGCCCGAGCCGCCATGATCCGCAGCGATATGAACATCGCCCGGGTCGGCGCGCGGGTCAATTACCTGCACGCGACGGCGCTGTATGAAAGCGGCAACCCCACTGGCGTCGAAACACCGCTGCAAGCGTTCCTGGCGTTCCAGCGCAGCGGTTCGTTGTGGCTGTACCAGATATCGGTGGTCGATTCGCTGTACAAGAATGCCGCGATCACCGACCGCGTGGCGATCGATCTCTATGACATCTTGCTGCGCGATCCGAAGCCGGCCGACTGGCTGACCGAACCGATGGAGTCGCTATCGGTGATGGGCGTGCCGCACGAAGCCAGCTATGAAAACTGGTTCGAGGCGGCCATCAAGCGGAAGGAATACGAACGGGCGCTCGAAATCTCGGATCTGACGCGGCGGCATCGTTTCCTCAGCCAGATGGATTTCGGCGGCCGGCTGATGAACTTGCGCTGGCTGCTCGAAGGGCCGGCCGAAGCGCTCGATCAGACGACGACGTTGCAGCGGCAAGATCTGTTGACCAAGTATCCGCGCTACAAGGAACTGCAAGACAAGTCGCGCAAGCTGCTGGCCGAACTGCGGGCTGGACAACTGTTCTTTACCGAAGCGCCGGCCGCCAAGCAGCAAGCCGCCAAACTCGCCGAGCTGGCCAGCACGTCGCAGGCCCAGGAGGTCATCCTCCGCGAGATCGCGCTGCGGCGCGAGCCGGCGAACATTGTCTTCCCGCCAATGCGCAACTACAAGGACACGCAGAAGCTGCTCACCCAGGGGCAGGCGCTGTTGTCGTTCTACTCGACGTCGCGGCAGACGCACGCCTTTTTGATGACCAACGACAAGTACGGCTATTGGCTGTTGGCCTCGCCCAGCGCCGTCGAAAAGCTGACCAAGGACTTGCTGCGTGGCATGGGCAATTGGGAACAGAACAAGCAGCTCCGCGGCCAGGACTTGCAGGAAGCGGCCTGGAAGAAGCCGGCAAAGGAACTGCTCGACACGCTGATGCGCGATTCGAAGGTCGTGCTCCCTTACACCTTCACCGAGCTGATCATCGTGCCGGACAATTTGCTCTGGTACGTGCCGTTCGAGTCGCTGTTGGTCAGCAACATGGACGGCAGCGAGCAAGCGCCGCTGATCACCAAGCTGAAGATTCGCTATGCGCCGACCGTGGGGCTGGCCGTCGGCGATACGCGCCCGCACCGGCAAGGGGGGACGACCGGCGTGGTGCTGGGCAAGATGTATCCGCAAGACGCCGCCGACGTCACCCAGCGCGCTTACGAAGACATGGAGCGCGCGCTGGTCAGCCCGACGTCGATCCACGGGCACTTGCACGCGCCGAGCGGACTGCTGGCCCGGTTGTTCGATCGGCTGGTGGTGTTGTCGGAGATTCTGCCCAACGAGAGCAGCCCGCGCGAATGGGCGCCGATACCGTTGGACGCAGGCTCGCCGGGCGCGCAACTGGCCGCGTGGATGTCGGTGCCGATGTCGACGCCCGAGTTGGTCATCCTGCCCGGCTTCCGCACGCCGGCCGAGAATTCACTGAAGAAGCCGGCCGCGGGCCAGGAATTGTTCCTGGGCATTACCAGCTTGATGGGTTGCGGCGCGCGGACCGTGCTGATTAGTCGCTGGCGCACCGGCGGTCAGAGCAGCTATGACCTGGTCCGCGAGTTCACGCAGGAAATGCCCCACACCTACGCGGCCGACGCCTGGCAGCGGGCGGTGCTGGTCGTGTCGGAGCGCGAGTTGAATCCCACGGCCGAGCCGCGCTTGAACTCGGCCGGGCTGACGACCGCGCCCAAGGGGGATCATCCGTTCTTCTGGTCGTCGTTCTTGCTGGCCGACACCGGCGCGCCGCCCAAGCGCGAAGACACCGCTCCGCCGCCGCTGGTTGACAAAGCCGCCGCCGACAAGGCGGCGGCAGATAAAGCGGCGGGTGACAAGCCAGCCGCCGGCATGATCGCGCCGGCCGCTCCACCCGCAGGCGCGGCCCCTGCTGCGAAGCCTTGA